In a single window of the Porites lutea chromosome 14, jaPorLute2.1, whole genome shotgun sequence genome:
- the LOC140924458 gene encoding kynurenine 3-monooxygenase-like — protein MSSAMLKWPRSVGRLGTRNMAAASNAYFQEASSKQIVIVGGGLVGSLFAVFLVKRGFKVDLYEAREDPRLLKFVRGRSTNLALSTRGIEALKAVGVLDYVLPLGVAMYGRMLHSLTGDQRPLYYEQEGPYPLLAMERRKVNEMLLSAAESFSNLNLHFQHKLVSVNLDKGHLTFLCPDGKTIEVNAEVVIGADGARSAIRNELMKRPRFDFSQEYIPHGYKEFQLLPTKSGEYAIKANYLHVWPRDSFMLIAIPNKEQSFTCTLIMPFEKFDALTKKEDVIDFFNALFPNFVQLMGEERILEDFFKNPVLPMVSIKCKPYHHSDKALIIGDAAHAMVPFYAQGMNSAFEDCLILDRLLEKHGNNFGAVFEEYSNLRNKDAEAVCDLSMYNYLEMRSLVNSYSFLLERKLLSIFNWLMPKTFIPLHTMVTYTEMPYSDVIKRSEWQQKTVRRFLAMCTLTGLAGLVMLVKTVRLRIN, from the exons ATGTCGTCCGCCATGTTGAAGTGGCCGAGAAGTGTTGGAAGACTAGGAACAAGAAATATGGCGGCTGCTTCAAATGCATACTTTCAGGAGGCGAGCTCAAAACAGATTGTTATAGTCGGGGGTGGTTTG GTTGGGTCATTATTTGCAGTTTTCCTGGTGAAAAGAGGATTCAAGGTTGATCTATATGAAGCACGTGAAG ATCCTCGTTTATTAAAGTTTGTTCGTGGTCGCAGTACTAATCTTGCTTTGTCAACCCGAGGTATTGAAGCGTTAAAAGCCGTAGGAGTCCTCGATTAT GTCTTGCCATTGGGCGTGGCCATGTATGGTCGCATGCTGCATTCCCTAACTGGGGATCAGAGGCCCCTTTATTATGAACAAGAGGGACCA TATCCTCTGTTGGCAATGGAGCGGAGAAAAGTAAACGAGATGCTTCTTTCAG CTGCTGAGTCCTTCTCCAATTTAAACTTGCATTTTCAACACAAATTGGTGTCTGTAAACTTGGACAAAGGTCATCTAACCTTCTTATG CCCTGATGGCAAGACTATTGAAGTCAATGCAGAGGTTGTTATTGGCGCAGATGGCGCTCGTTCAGCCATAAGAAATGAACTGATGAAAAGACCAAG ATTTGACTTCAGCCAGGAGTATATTCCACATGGATACAAAGAGTTTCAGCTACTACCGACCAAAAGTGGAGAGTACGCCATTAAGGCAAATTACCTGCATGTTTGGCCCAGAGACTCATTTATGCTGATTGCTATTCCAAACAAG gAGCAGTCTTTCACCTGTACACTCATCATGCCGTTTGAAAAGTTTGATGCTTTGACGAAAAAG GAAGATGTAATCGACTTCTTTAATGCTCTGTTTCCCAATTTTGTACAACTTATGGGCGA GGAAAGAATTCTGgaagattttttcaaaaatccagtGTTGCCCATGGTGTCAATAAAG TGCAAGCCTTATCATCACTCAGATAAAGCACTCATCATTGGGGATGCAGCTCATGCCATGGTTCCGTTCTATGCACAAGGAATGAACAGT GCATTTGAAGATTGTCTTATTTTAGACAGACTTCTAGAGAAGCATGGAAACAACTTTG GTGCTGTATTTGAGGAATACTCAAATCTGAGAAACAAAGATGCTGAAGCAGTGTGTGATTTATCCATGTACAATTACCTAGAG ATGAGATCCTTGGTTAATTCATATTCTTTTCTGTTGGAGCGAAAACTGCTGAGTATCTTTAATTGGCTGATGCCCAAGACATTTATTCCCCTCCATACGATG GTGACATACACAGAAATGCCTTACAGTGATGTGATCAAAAGGTCTGAATGGCAACAAAAG ACCGTGCGTCGCTTCCTCGCCATGTGTACACTGACAGGATTGGCTGGACTAGTGATGCTCGTGAAAACCGTCAGACTACGAATCAACTGA
- the LOC140924459 gene encoding kynurenine 3-monooxygenase-like, giving the protein MADDIAVAAEQQPAKKVAVVGGGLAGALIAVYLAKRGFRVDVYEARKDPRKEPTIRGRSVNLAFSVRGIAALSAVGAEGPVLSLGIPMHARMIHSHSGETTPIPYGKQGQYLLSVERQKLNKDLLSVSESYSHVGLHFEHKLVAVDPEKGHLTFKCLANNDQILEVDADHIIGSDGAYSAVRRELMKRPRFDFSQEYIPHGYKELCLSPTQDGEFAMAVNYLHIWPRQTFMLIALPNQDKSFTCTLFLPFDQFDILKTKEDVLDFFQREFPDFLALMGEEKLVEEFFRNPTGPMVSIKCKPYHVSDKVLLIGDAAHAMVPFYGQGTNCAFEDCLVLDGLLEKHKNDFARALAEYTRTRNKDVEAMCDLAMYNYIEMRSLVTSPVFLMKKKLFNFLNWVMPRTFIPLYTMVSFTQIPYHTVVERSHWQDEVVKKAALTTSLLAGVGAALIGLRILKKDFKLF; this is encoded by the exons ATGGCGGACGACATAGCAGTTGCCGCAGAACAGCAGCCAGCGAAAAAGGTGGCTGTTGTTGGCGGTGGCTTG GCTGGAGCTTTGATTGCTGTTTATCTGGCTAAACGTGGTTTCAGAGTAGATGTTTATGAAGCTCGGAAAG ACCCTCGAAAGGAGCCAACAATAAGAGGAAGAAGTGTCAACCTTGCTTTCTCTGTCCGAGGAATAGCAGCTTTAAGTGCCGTAGGTGCCGAGGGACCA GTTCTTTCTCTCGGTATACCAATGCATGCACGCATGATTCATTCTCACAGTGGTGAGACAACACCCATCCCATATGGAAAACAAGGACAG TATCTGTTATCAGTTGAGAGGCAGAAGCTGAATAAAGATCTTCTGTCTG TCTCAGAGTCTTATAGCCATGTTGGCCTGCACTTTGAGCACAAACTTGTTGCTGTTGATCCAGAGAAAGGCCATCTCACATTCAAGTG CCTTGCAAATAATGATCAGATACTTGAGGTTGATGCAGACCACATCATCGGAAGTGATGGAGCATACTCTGCTGTGCGAAGGGAGCTGATGAAAAGGCCAAG GTTTGATTTTAGCCAAGAGTACATTCCTCATGGTTATAAAGAACTTTGCCTTTCTCCCACCCAAGATGGAGAG TTTGCTATGGCAGTGAATTATTTACACATATGGCCAAGACAGACATTCATGTTAATAGCTTTACCAAATCAG gaCAAGTCATTTACCTGTACATTGTTTCTACCATTTGACCAGTTTGAcatattaaaaacaaag GAAGATGtattggatttttttcaaagagaattcCCTGATTTCCTGGCCTTAATGGGAGA AGAAAAACTGGTGGAGGAATTCTTCAGAAATCCAACTGGCCCCATGGTATCAATCAAG tGTAAACCGTATCATGTTTCTGACAAAGTTTTGCTCATTGGTGATGCTGCTCATGCCATGGTTCCTTTCTACGGCCAAGGAACAAATTGT GCATTTGAAGATTGTTTGGTTCTTGATGGGCTTCTTGAGAAAcacaaaaatgattttg CAAGAGCTCTGGCAGAATACACCAGAACAAGGAACAAGGATGTTGAGGCCATGTGTGATTTAGCAATGTACAACTACATTGAG ATGAGATCTTTGGTGACTTCACCAGTTTTCCTCATGAAGAAGAAGTTGTTTAACTTTCTTAACTGGGTTATGCCCAGGACATTTATACCTCTTTACACCATG GTATCATTTACTCAGATACCTTACCACACAGTAGTTGAAAGGTCACACTGGCAAGATGAG GTAGTAAAGAAGGCAGCACTGACAACTTCATTGTTAGCTGGAGTAGGAGCAGCTCTGATTGGTCtcagaattttgaaaaaagactTCAAACTTTTTTGA